Within Anopheles nili chromosome 3, idAnoNiliSN_F5_01, whole genome shotgun sequence, the genomic segment ATGGCCTGCCACTTCAGCAAACACTCCCGGCTGTGGCTGTTCATGATATGCTTCGGCAGGGCGGAAATGTAGTAGAACAGGGCACCGCAGTACGGGCAGATGTTGCTCTCGCAAAAGCGTATGCTTGCATCTGGCGATCGGACAATCTTTTCCAGGTCCCGCTCGTGGTTTTTCAGCAGGTGATGCTTCAGCGTGAACTCGAACAGGTATTCGTCCGCGCAGAACGGACAGTGGAAGTACTTCGAGGTGGTGAGCAGAATCTTGACAATGTTCTTCACCAGCAAATTCAGATCGCTCTTGTGGCAGCCGCTGCCGCTGTTCGAATCCATAATTGCCGCCATTTAGCAGGGGACGCGTTGCCTTACACTAAACACTCAAAACACTATGCGTCCACTTGTGCCACTTCGTGCCGTTCGCGGTTACGCATGGATCGCGCGCCGGATGGGGCCAGGACggaagaagaagtaaaaatCGGTCAATTCGATCTCCTAATTTGCGCCTGGACGGAGAGAAAGTGGTGCAACGAAAGCAGCTCTCTCGACACCACTCGCACGTTGGGGCGCACGTCGATCGATAGCTGCGGTGCTGATGCAGGTGACCGAAGTGCAACGGCATGGAACGGCACACGAAGCGAGAGGGACCGAgaaaaagacagagagagagaaacagagggGTGCAAAAACGGTTGGTTAAACGCGGACATCTGAATTACATAAAACAAACTCCCcttcaaatttatttgcacGCACTCAAGGACACTTACCAGGGAGGGAGGCAGTAGAACGCCGTTGTTGTACAAAAAAGTTGTTTAGAGTACAAATTCGCAATAAAACTTACATCAAACCGTATGAACGGGTTTGTTTGAGTTTAACATTGCTTTGATTGGCTTCTACTGAAAGTATGTTTTCCTGCCTTCGGTTGCTTTAAAGGATACGCAAGTTAAATGGTTTACTGCACTAATATCAAAAACTGAAAGAATTAAGGAGCCTATTCCTCGAGGAAAAACTATTGACGCTTAGAAAAATGCACGAATCCTTCCccttcattttttcaaaagGCTATGGTAAACAGTTTTTGGCGTGACAACTGTGTATCGTGTTTACTATGCTGGTCTCAGGACTGTGTTTTGCTCGATATTTGAAAGGATTACCTGCGCATCTCATGAGTTGCTTGGATCCCAGAATGATGTTTTGTTGAGGAAATAGcatcaaaattataaaataccTTTCTCTTCTTTGGAACAAAATTTCTTTATACAAGATGTAATATGAGATTCCTCAGCAAACATAAAACTGGTACAGTTCTATAGGTTACCGAATGATGAGTGAATCTGTGATATTCATCGATATATAGGCACATTATTACTACCTTTATGATTCATTCTTTTAGATAGGAGAACAGATGTAAAGggcaatttaaataaaaggaaaaaattaaacactaAATATTTGTCTCTCCCTACCGTCACTCCTGTGTTTATTACTTCTCAAAGACTTTTCACGCCAGGCTTCAAAGTACATGATGCTAGCGTCGGAGTATAGCAACTGTTATTTATGATTTGAAGGGAGTTACCACTATACACTTATGAAGCGCTTCCAACCACTTAATTACTGtcgtttttaaatgttttatagTTCACCAAATCGAGAGCTGAAGAGCTGACTGACACACTCGTCGTTTGATTTACTCGAATGTATGCTCATAGTATGATGAATCAAACACTTGAATACGCACATAACCGTCCTCACCGCCCGTTGCAAAACTTTTACCATCCGGATGGAATGCCATACTGTTAATTGGACCGAAATGGCCCTTAACGCGTGCAAATTCTTCCTCGTAGACCAGGTGGAAGAACCGTGAATCGAATTTTCCAGCCTGCGTTGATGTCGTGGTGACCTCCATCGCGTCTTGACCTCCGCCCAACGCAACATGCTCAAACAGCGGGCTTATACAAGCCGAGTTTACGGGCCGCTCGGTTTTGAAAGTCTTCAAGCACATCAAAGAATCCGAATCGAACAGTTTGGCCGAGCAGTCTTTCGAAGACGAGACGAACATCGTGCCATCGCTGGACATCTGCATGTCAGTTATGCTAGCTGTATGGTCGTTCACCGAATTCAGCTCCTTCACAGCACGCAGATCCCAGATACGGATTGAACCATTTTCGTGTCCAGTGATCACCGTTTCGTCCAGCGCGCCCCACAGCATGGCGGAGATCTTGCTTTGCTGTTCGTTCATTGTCAGCTTCAATACTGGATCAGCACTGCTAATGCTCGCGTCAATGTTTCGTACATCGATGACGAACAACTCGCACGGATGGCTCATAGCACGATCCGTTGAGTACGAAGCCTGATTGCCGGAGAAGCTGAAATTACACGTACGCACAGACGAATTGCAAGGAATCTTTCCCAGAGCTGAACCGGTCTCTACATCCCACAGGCtagaaataaacaaaccgaaatttagtattttcttcttgcttGTTTCTATCTGATCACCAAATGTAATTAATACACACAATGTGTTCATGTCACCTGCACCGGTAATCAACCTGGTTGACGTCCAATCCACGTCAACACACCAGACGGCACCGATGTGACCATTGAACGTACCAAGCCGTTCACCGTTCAGGGAGTACCATACGCACGGTTTACTATCCTTGGCGGCGGAAAAGATCAAATCGCCTTCCCTGTTATACTTAATTTGCGTGATGGCACGCTGATGTCCTTGCAGCATCAACGGTTTCTGAAAAATGTGTaacaaatgtaaaaattaCTTTTGCTTACAGAGACTCTAGGCAGTCTTGCGTTTTGTGAGGTTAGATTCTAATATTCCAGTTAGTGCCGATATTTTACGTcagtgtttatttatttcacagcTAAAATCCGGCCGCACATCATCAGCACCTTCCGATACGTACCATTTTGCTTTCACGCGATCTTTATCCGTAGAAAAGAGGAATAATCCGCGGACAGCGAGGCGTTCGACGAATTGCAAATACGAAAAGACTTTTCTTTGCATGAAGCTTGCTGTCAAACTCCGACGAGTTCTTGTTGTCATTACAGTCATCGCCtttgcagcataaaaaatgcgattaaaaacataaataaaattttctgGCATTAGTTTTCCATCCTCATAAAATAGCTTCTGTATTTTAATCACATGATATGAAATagtttttatcaatttatgcACAACCAGTATTTGTTTCAACGTATACAATGTTGTGACGTCAATGTGCTGCATGGTCGAAAATAGCAGTACAAGAATGATTAATTTCCATAAAATATTAATACTGATTTGTAataattcaattgaaaaaaactAACGAATTTTATTTACACAAATCTATCTCaatgttttaaaatcatttcgACATATTGTATTTTGTAATAATTGTTCATATTTTGGCCTAACCTGCGACATTGTCGAATCCATTTGGACTACACAAACGTCAAACAGTTGTTTACCAAAGCGCTCGCTCACTGTTGAGTGAAAAGTTGTTAAGCTAAAAcgtttttgcaaaatatattgTATAAATAGACACGGTGCTTACTAAAGTGTGTGTTACCGATATTAAAGAACTGTGCAAGTGAAGCATATCTGACTTAAGATCAATTGTGACCAGTTCTATAACCTGCAGATGAGTATTCGCCAGGCAACAATGCTTAGTTAAACAAGCCGTAGAAAGCAACAATTGCCATTTAGACACAGCCTAAAACGATCATttcaagaaaaaggaaattgtCGTAGTAAAAGTTATTCCTAATGGCCTCTCCTTTGGGCATATACAGAATGCCGTAGCAAGTAAATAGTGATGATTGTTACTCACAATGACGTGCTAATGTTCAAGTGCTCGGGAAGAAAAATCCGCTTAGTACGGTGTATCGATTTTCAGCCAAACAAACATAGTGACAGATCATCGTTCCAGTGAAAACAAGGGacgaaatgtttttttgcaaaccgcCTCTGAAGTTGGATGTATAAAGTGAGTTCGAGTGCATGGTTAGCCTTTGGTTGACCTTATTTCAAGTGTTACAATTGCATTTGGTACGAGAAGCTACGCGACGCGAGAATTGCATTGTCGCATGTGGGATGAGGAACGGCAGTAAAGCTGATTATTGCTATCTGCTGCGAGCGTTTCCAGTGCAAGCTGCCGCAAATTGCATAATGCAATCCTCGCGAATGTCGCAAATGCCTTAGAAGGATTATGGTGTCTCACGAGTGAGGGAAGGAAAACGTAGAAAAGCACAACGCAGGCGAAAAATGAGCCGGGCCAGATTCGTTGTGATGTTCTGTCGTCGTCAATATTTCAGCGACAGTATTAGCAGCGCCACCAGAAGCTCCAGTCAAGCTGGAAGTAGTAATAGCAGCAGCGGTTGCGGTGCCGCACCAATCAGTGGCAATCGTCGGATGTGTGCTCGCTTTTGCGTCATAAGCTGGTGAACAGCGTACAAAGCCAGCTGAGTGGAATGTTTTGCCATCGGCTGGAGCCGAACGACTAGCGGGGGCATATGCATCTGACCGTTGTGGTTTATTACAAGTGCTGGAAGCGTTCATGATCACACCAGGCTGTTGTACGATAGTGTTCCCATGCGCTGGCCGCCTTATGCAGCTCGCAACACTTAGTGAACCATCGGAAACGAGGACAGGACCGGGAGTGAAAGATAAAAAGGGCTCATTCCaagcacaaaacgaaaaacgttcCTAAAAAGCCTTGTGCAATAGCTTTTTTAAATCGTGCCTCTTTTGACCGATCACGCTATGGAGCGTTAGTGAAACGATCAGTATAGGATAGCAGCGACGACGATCCTCTACCATTTTGCGAAACAGATATTGCATCGTTATGGGTGGCTCAGTTAGCCAAGTGTTTCGCTCCGGCAGTGCGCTGCTCTCGAACCGCGATGGCCATAAGGTGTCGGAgacaacggtggaaaaagtgaATACAATCTTTGACGCACTCAGGGCAAATCCAAAGATATCGATCCAGCGACTAGAACCACTGTTGCTTCAAATACCCAAGGTACGTACTGCCAGAACCAAAACACCTctaattttagttttttcttctataCCTATAGGGTTCTGTCCCCCCCACACCAAGTCAGATAATTGGGGGGCTTAATACGAGGAGTTAAAAAGTAAATATTTCCCAAACTAACCACGGATTCTAAGTTATAACACCACTAGTAGCATCGCTTGCAGGATGCAATTCAGCCGACCTAGAATAGAGGCAGAAAATTCCCACCTTTCAAACGCAACGTGCGTCAATCGTCGTATCGAGGTGATCTTTTGCCTCACGTCTCTTGCTTGCTTCCTTGACCTATCTCTCTTATTCATTCCACGATTCTACGCTGGATGACGGTTGTAGTCATTTCCGTCTGATTTCTGTGACCGCCTCGTGGATGGGCGGCATTCGGTTACTATAGACGGCCTGTGCTGGAGTTTTTATGACGCACGTATTTATAACTTATTCTCGTGCATTCATTATCAGTCGTGAATGCGATTCATTTCCCTAGGGACCAATGCTCTTGGGGGTTCTTTTGAACAAAAGCTTGATTCTCTCGCAATGGGATGACATTGATCTTAAATTGATTTCTTACGTACGAGaccttatttatttttcacatttttcttaatttaaaaagttttcccgggcCCTCCTTTTCTTTGCTATTCAAACCTTTAGTCCATCCTTTCAAATCTGATCCTAGGATATTAATTTAATGTTTGTACTCATTTTGCTATCTTCTTAGTACGAGAATATCCTCGCTATCCACGATGAAACAGGTTACAATTTACTGCAGAAAAGTGTAGGACTGAACCATGTAGAATTAGCTAGGTGGTTACTTCAAAGACATCGTCCGGATGTGAACAGGAGCTCGTGTTCTTTACCACTTCATATAGCCTGTTTAAAAGGGTAAGTATTCTGAGACATTGTCTGATAACCATTGTACAATTTCCTGAATATTCatctgctttttcttttccatagATACGAGGAATGCGTCGAACTGCTGCTTAAACACGGTGCTAGAATAGATACCGAGGCAAGAATGTGTTTCCCTGGTGCACATTCGCATAATTGTGAGGAGAGTGGAAAATATAAGAGTAAGTATTAATGATATGCCATGAAAGTaagctattttttattcatggtTCTCCTTTCCATGTAGATCAAGGAGATGATGTTGGAGTATGTGAAAGACCAAACACGAAGCTGCAAAATGCTGTTTGCTACGCGATCGATGGTGATCAGATCAACGTCCTGAACATACTGGCACAAAAGATGGAAGAACCCTGGATGCCGTTTCGAGTGCGGAAGCCGCTGCTTCACATTGCTTGTGAGCGGGGTGCTTGGAAATGTGTGCAGCATCTCGTGCAAACTCGCTCGGACGAGATCaatttgatcaaggacgaatACTACCCGATTCATCAGGCTGTGCTACACGACGGGCGCTTTTTGGAGCTGCTAATACAACACGGTGCCATCACGACAGTGCGCACGTGCACCCAACAAATGACACTCCTACATGTTGGTACGTACGTAGCATGAAGAGACAAAAAGAACGATTCCATTGAATATTGCATCATTTCATTGCAGTGATACTGGCAGCCAGAAAGTCGGCGGAAGATACCTTAAACACAATCCGCATTCTTTTGGAAAGGGGCTGCAAGGAGCTTATCAACAGTCCTGATTCCTTAGGCAACACCCCGCTGCATGCAATCATTGTACGATATGCGTTGGAGGAGGCTAGGTACAGTCACCAAATGGATTAATGTTTTAACCAAACGAACGCATGAATATTAATTGAATGCTTTTCCTTCCCCGTAGATATGGTTATGACAAGTGGAACAAATGGGATGTGTTGCATTTGGTGCGTTTTCTGCTGCAGAATGGTGCCAAGagttcaatcaatcaatcaggCAACAGTGCGCTCGCGTGCGTCTTCCGTCATATACGTGATTGGGAGGTTTGCTACGAGCTGCTGAACATGCTTATCAAAGAAGGTGGTACGTAAAACCCGGAAGCGATACCAATAAAcagaaatttttaatttctacacgttgtgttttgcttctgttGCAGGAGATCCAAATATCGTTGGACGAGATGGGTCAGTTCCTATTATGGTCTGTTTAGTGCCCTTGATCAACAAGGATCCCTTACATCACTTCACACATTCAATGAAGGTAAGTTTAATTTTATGATTATAATAACTGTTAATTATGCGGCACAAATGGCCTCAAATTATATATGGAATAGGCAGAAGAATATGTTTATCGTTACTAACAATTTAATATTTGTGATGTCCTGTGCTGTGTCTTATGATAGGTATGTTATTTGAATTGCATTCGAATATTGCTGCAAAATGGCGCGAATCCCAACTGCTCCTACCGGTCCAACCTGACGCCATTGCACGTGCTAATTTTTACCGTTTCGGAGAACTTTACGCTCAACTGTGATATTCAGAAGCGCGCTAACTTCGATTTCATCAAAAACATCTTGCTACTCCTGCTGCAATACGGGCTCGATTGTAACATCACCTCGCAGCACATACTCCAATCCGTCATCGATATGATCGGTAACGTGCGCACCTGTCCAGACATCCTGTGCGTATACGAATTGCTACTATTGCTGATTCAGTACGGCACGGACCCGAACATCTCGCTAAGCAACAAACTGATGGCAAACGGCGCGAGCAGTAGCAATTCGTCGATAATTTTCGTAAACGATTTCATCAACTTTGGGGGAGGAATTCGT encodes:
- the LOC128723266 gene encoding ankyrin-3 isoform X1, whose protein sequence is MGGSVSQVFRSGSALLSNRDGHKVSETTVEKVNTIFDALRANPKISIQRLEPLLLQIPKYENILAIHDETGYNLLQKSVGLNHVELARWLLQRHRPDVNRSSCSLPLHIACLKGYEECVELLLKHGARIDTEARMCFPGAHSHNCEESGKYKNQGDDVGVCERPNTKLQNAVCYAIDGDQINVLNILAQKMEEPWMPFRVRKPLLHIACERGAWKCVQHLVQTRSDEINLIKDEYYPIHQAVLHDGRFLELLIQHGAITTVRTCTQQMTLLHVVILAARKSAEDTLNTIRILLERGCKELINSPDSLGNTPLHAIIVRYALEEARYGYDKWNKWDVLHLVRFLLQNGAKSSINQSGNSALACVFRHIRDWEVCYELLNMLIKEGGDPNIVGRDGSVPIMVCLVPLINKDPLHHFTHSMKVCYLNCIRILLQNGANPNCSYRSNLTPLHVLIFTVSENFTLNCDIQKRANFDFIKNILLLLLQYGLDCNITSQHILQSVIDMIGNVRTCPDILCVYELLLLLIQYGTDPNISLSNKLMANGASSSNSSINLRSSFRNNARNYLLFYYIMLITRKEFILLDREQTYQRIILLFYYSMKHEPLFNCLKTLHNLLIAQVPHRSIDNLRHLIITLYKKPRSLKQLCRVCIYNSLDKKLAPNISRLNLPGPLKEYVMNFDT
- the LOC128722569 gene encoding eukaryotic translation initiation factor 3 subunit I, which produces MKPLMLQGHQRAITQIKYNREGDLIFSAAKDSKPCVWYSLNGERLGTFNGHIGAVWCVDVDWTSTRLITGAGDMNTFLWDVETGSALGKIPCNSSVRTCNFSFSGNQASYSTDRAMSHPCELFVIDVRNIDASISSADPVLKLTMNEQQSKISAMLWGALDETVITGHENGSIRIWDLRAVKELNSVNDHTASITDMQMSSDGTMFVSSSKDCSAKLFDSDSLMCLKTFKTERPVNSACISPLFEHVALGGGQDAMEVTTTSTQAGKFDSRFFHLVYEEEFARVKGHFGPINSMAFHPDGKSFATGGEDGYVRIQVFDSSYYEHTFE
- the LOC128723266 gene encoding ankyrin-3 isoform X2, encoding MGGSVSQVFRSGSALLSNRDGHKVSETTVEKVNTIFDALRANPKISIQRLEPLLLQIPKYENILAIHDETGYNLLQKSVGLNHVELARWLLQRHRPDVNRSSCSLPLHIACLKGYEECVELLLKHGARIDTEARMCFPGAHSHNCEESGKYKNQGDDVGVCERPNTKLQNAVCYAIDGDQINVLNILAQKMEEPWMPFRVRKPLLHIACERGAWKCVQHLVQTRSDEINLIKDEYYPIHQAVLHDGRFLELLIQHGAITTVRTCTQQMTLLHVVILAARKSAEDTLNTIRILLERGCKELINSPDSLGNTPLHAIIVRYALEEARYGYDKWNKWDVLHLVRFLLQNGAKSSINQSGNSALACVFRHIRDWEVCYELLNMLIKEGDPNIVGRDGSVPIMVCLVPLINKDPLHHFTHSMKVCYLNCIRILLQNGANPNCSYRSNLTPLHVLIFTVSENFTLNCDIQKRANFDFIKNILLLLLQYGLDCNITSQHILQSVIDMIGNVRTCPDILCVYELLLLLIQYGTDPNISLSNKLMANGASSSNSSINLRSSFRNNARNYLLFYYIMLITRKEFILLDREQTYQRIILLFYYSMKHEPLFNCLKTLHNLLIAQVPHRSIDNLRHLIITLYKKPRSLKQLCRVCIYNSLDKKLAPNISRLNLPGPLKEYVMNFDT